GAAAAAGTCCCTCGTTGCCGCGCAGTTGGCCGTACAGCCAAAGGAGCCACAGGGTGGCGCCGAGCATGGGGAATCCTAAAAGTTGTTTAAAGGTCTCCATCCAGGGGCCTGGCTTGGGGAGCCAGTGAAGGAGGCGAGGAAAGGCTGAAAGAAAGGTCAAAGGAAAAGCCATTCCGAGTCCCAAGCCAGTAAAAATGAGAAGGTTAACCAAAATCCCTTGGTGTAAGGCGATCCCAACGGCAGCTCCCATGAAGGGAGCCGTGCACGGGCTAGCGACGAGCGCCGCAAGTACACCGCCGACAAAGGATTGAGCCAATCCCTGAAGCGATTCTACTCTTTCCTCAAGTCTTCCCAGGCCGGCTCCGATTTCGAATACTCCAAAAAGGTTTAAGGAGATGGCCAAAAAGAGGAAGGTCATGGAAGCGACAAAACCGGGGGATTGCAGCTGGAAACCCCACCCCAGTTGCTTGCCAAGACCTCGCAGAACCAAAAGCAGGAAAGCCAGCACCCAAAAGGACAAAAGGACCCCACCGGCAAAACTAAGCCCGTGGAGAAGTGCCCGTCGCGGTTGGTCTCGGGAGCTCTCTACGATATGCAGAACCTTTAGGGAAAGAACGGGAAGAACGCACGGCATAAGGTTAAGAAGAAGACCCCCGACAAAGGCACCCAGGACGGAAACCCAAAGAGCCCTGGAAGGAGCACCTGGTTTGCCTCCCGAGGGACTTGGCGCCCAGCGGGGAGCTTCGATACGCCATCCCGAGCGTTTCCCTTCCCTTTCAATGGCCAAGACTCCTGAAAGGTTTTGGGGGAGGGCCCCGGCAAGTAATTGGGAATCGGGTTCCATCTGAATCAAAAGCGTCGAGCCGTGCACCGACCAGAGTTGGGAGCCAGCATTACGAATGATCCCTCCCGAAAGCGGGAAAAATCGTATGCGATCCGAGTCTTTCAAATCCCATCTTTCCTGAGCGTGGACTTCCAAAATGAGTTTTCCCCCCTCCATGCGGAAACGGCTTTGCCATCCCTCGGGAGGAGGAGAAGGGAGTCGTGCTCGTGCCTCGGCAAAGCCTACGGCCAGTCCAGGATCGAGAACCGCCTGGGTAGGAGAGGCTGGAAGTTCTAGACTTACCTCTGCATGGCCGGGGATGCATTGGAGCGCGCACTCGACCCACCGCATCCGAGCTCCCAGTCGTGCGGGTCCGCCCGTCCAATGGGCGGGGGGTTGAATCTGCGCCAGAATCCAAACCTCCTTTTCGTACCCATAGCTGGCCAGGGGCGGGGTCAGCAAAAGCTCCGGGACGGGCCACTGGAGAGGACCTGCTTGAAACCCTGGAGGCAATTCCCATTCGACAGTCGTGGCCGCTCCTGAGTCGCCTGGGTTCATCCAGTAGGTGTGCCATCCGGGATCCATGGTGAGGCGAAGGGCCACCGTAAAGGCTTCTCCCGGCTTAAACGCGTCCACTTCGGAAAAGAGCCGGGCTTCCACGTGCTTGCTGCGGGCAGGGGGTGACGCCAGAGGGTAGAGTGGTTGAAGAAAGAAAAACTGTCCCAGGCAAGCGATGCCTACCGCGACGACTTTGCTAAGATTCATTCGGGTTTTCTTAACATACGATACAGGAAAGCCCCATGGGTGCTATGTTGAAGCCTGCCGGATTTTGAGGGAAAGTTCTAGCGAAGGAACGTGACAAAACCCTTGCGTTTCTCCGCTAGCCGAACCGTAACCCAGTGCGATGGAGGCAGAACAAAAGAAAGCGCTCCAGCAAAAGATCCTTGAGCTTCCTCATAAGCCCGGGGTCTACCTTTTCAAGGACCGTTTTGACCGGGTCATCTACGTGGGGAAAGCTCGAGATCTTCACAGGCGGGTTCATTCCTACTTCCATCCGAGTCGTAAGATCCGGTCGGACCCCAAAATGCGGGCGCTTCTGGAGGCAGTTTACGACATGGACATCCAGGTCGTGCGATCGGAAGCGGAGGCAGTCTTGCTTGAGGGGAGGCTCATTAAAGAGTATCGGCCTCGCTACAATGTGAGTTTTCGGGACGACAAGCGGTTCCTTCTGGTCAAGGTCAATCTGAATGAGCCTTTTCCCCGGTTCCAGCTTACACGGTTGCGCAAGGAAGACGGATGTCGGTACTTTGGTCCTTTTGCGAGTTCGGGGGCGCTCCGCAAGACGGTCAATCTCATGAACAAGCTTTTTCAGTTGCGCTCCTGTTCTCCCATGGTCCCCACGGAAAAGGATTACAAGCACTGCCTGGATCACATCATTAAAAATTGCTCCGCCCCATGCCTGGGGAAGGTGGATTCGGAAAGCTATCGTCGCCGGGTGTTACAGGCCTGTGAATTTTTAGAGGGGAAAGCAAGGGAATGGATCATGGAAATGGAAAAGCAGATGCAGGCGGCTGCCGAAGCGCTGGATTTCGAGAAGGCCGCACGTCTCCGTGACCTTTTGGAAGACCTTCGTCGAACCACGACCCCGGCGCGCCGGTTTGCTCGCTCGCTGCCGGCTTTGCCCACCCCTCAAGAAGATTTGCAAATGCTGGCGAGCGTTCTTGGGTTGCCGGAGCCTCCTCGTCGGATTGAATGCTTTGATATTTCCAACATTTCTCAAACGCACAAGGTTGCTTCTATGGTTCTTTTTCAGGATGCCAAACCCAATCGTTCGGCCTACCGCCGGTATCGCATTCGGACGGTAGAAGGCCAGGATGACTTTGCTTGTATGGCGGAGGTGGTCCGCCGGCGGTACCGAAGGTTGCTGGAGGAAGGGGGAGGTAAACCGGATCTGATTATGGTCGACGGGGGATTGGGGCAATTGCATGCGGCTCGAAAGGAGCTGGAAGCCCTTGGGCTTGCGGAGATTCCAGTGATCGCGCTGGCGAAGGAAAACGAAGAAATTTACCGGTTGGGTTGTTCAGAGCCGCTCGTTCTGGACCCAAGTTCGGGTGCGCTCCGGTTGTTACAGCGAGTCCGCGATGAAGCTCACCGGTTTGCTCACAGCTATCACGAGCTTCTTTTCAGGCAGCGGATTACGGAAAGTATCCTTGACGAATGTCCCGGTATCGACCGGTATCGCAAGTCTCTTTTGTTGCGGACGTTTGGTTCCATCGAGCGGCTTCGCCAGGCAAGCCTCGAGGAGCTCAAAGCGGTTAAGGGAATTGGCCCTAAATTAGCCCAGCGGGTCTACGAGTTTCTTTCGTCACGGCGGGAGGATGTCAACGGTTCTCCTTGAGAGACGAGGTGAGAGAGATCCTTCGTTTTGGGGTTATCCCATGGATTGTGGATCGCCTTTCGGCGCAGGGAAACCAAAAGAGTTGCCAGGCCCACTCCTAGAGCATCGGCTACCCAATCCTCCAGAGAGGGACATCGCCCTGTAAAGCGCTGGTAGTTTTCATCCACGGCTCCTAAAAGCAAACCTGAGCCCAGGATGGTGACGCCGTCGGTTAGGCCCCCGGAAAGGAAAAGAGTTACCCCAAAATAAAGAAGGCCATGGCAAAGCTTGTCGTAACGACTGATGGGTCCTGGAATGTTCTTGGCGGGGACAGTGGAAAGCAAAAGAAGCAAACAGAAACTTACGAAAAGTCGTGCCCATCCTTGTTTGCTTTGAGGGACAAGTCTCTTCACCCATTGTCTGGCAAGCGAGCGTTCTTTTCCATGGCCAAACGGCTTAGGCATCTTAGGTCACAAGTCCCCGTTGAGAAGCGGCGTTCCTTCTATCGGTTTGTTGAAATGTGAAAGAAAACACGGGCTTGAAGGGCCAGAGAGGGTTGACAGAAACGTTCACGAGTTTTCCTTGACCTGCTTGTCCGAGCTCCAAGGCCTGCTGCCCAACCGATCGCGTTGGGTTTTGAAATCTTGCTTTCCGAAGCCAATTCCCATTGTAGGCCTTTCTACCAAAGGTCCCTACTGCTTGCCAGGAGAAGATCCTAGCTTTCCCAAAAGGAAACCCTGACCCCTGATTGTGTGCAACAGCGGTACTGGATGTCCCGCATCGATTTTTTTTCGAAGATTCACCATGTGAACATGTACCAGGCGCCGAAGCGAGCGGTGCGACCGGGAAAAGCGCCATGCGTGAGCCGCCAAAAGATCGGTGCTTACCACTTGCCCGGCCCGTTCGGCGAGAAAGGAAAGGATCAAAAACTCTTTGGGCGTAAGAACTATTTCCTGGGATCCCCTCCAGCACCGTCGCTCGTGCCAATCGATCCTTAAGTCGTCGATCACGCGGATGGGGGAAGAAGTTCGGATCGTTCGGCGTAAAAGGGAATCGATCCGCAGCACAAGTTCTTCCGTGCTCCAGGGGCGGCAGAAAAGATCATCCGCGCCTTGCTGGAGAGCCTTGATCCGCTGGCGCGGGCTGGCTTTTTCCAAAAGGAGAATGCAAAGAACCTCATCCGTGCGGCCGCGTATGTGGCGAATGACCTCGATACCGCTCCGGTCGGGAAGATTTTGCTCAACAAGGATACAATCAACGGGATGGTCTTCGAAAAAGCGCAAAAGTTCCTCGGCGGTTGAGACCGTTACGAGGTGCCAACCTTTTTGGGAGAACCGTTTTTGCAACCGGCGTATGATTGGGCGCCGGGCGGCAACAAGGACAAAAGGGGAGTGGTTCACTGTTTTGCACTCGTAACCCGTTGTTGGAGGTAGCCCCTGGAGGGGGTTAGCTAACAGTCGGCCTTCCAGTGGTTGGGATTCCCACTTTGAGGAAACGGGCTCGCTCAGCAGAGCTAAGCTTGCTTGAACCGTTTCACGGTAGGCCGGTTGATCCGGAACTTTGGAGGTTCCCGGCTTTGGAACTTCATCCTGTCGTCCTTGGTAGGGCGAACCCCCTAAGAGACGACGGCGGGGTGATCAAACAAGGCTGGGAAGCTGTCCTTTGTTGGCAAGGCTGGCAAAGGCAGCCCTAAGGGCAGGGTAGCCGAGCTACACACCTTCGCAATTCCGGGAAGGATTATGCCGACAGCACCCGGGCGATGGGCCTCGATGAGTGGCTATGGACGGAAAGTTGCAAGGTTCTCTTTGGGCGACACGAAGGATCCAGGTCTAGAGGCTTTGCTTCCGGGTGGCACCTCTTCCACTGCCTCCAGGAGCAAAACGTTACAAGCACATGCTCCTCAAGGAAAGGTGGGGATTGTGCGGGCGCTACCTGGCAAAGGAAAAAGAGCTTTCGAAAAAGGCGTAAGAAGAGGCAGACCTTGGACCCTCTCGGCAGCGCGTTTCTTCCCGTTGGAAAGAGTTCCTTACAACAGGAAAGGCCCGACTATCCCAAAGGCGGCTGGAAACCGCTGGGAGAATCCGGCCAAGTCTTTCACGGGAATCTAGGGAAGGGAAGTCCCACGCCTAGAGCTCGTGAAGGAGAGGCTCCCTGTCACGAGAATGGTTACCGATGGTCCGAGCGATGGTCTAGTACCCCGTACCCAATGAGAGGAAATCCTGCGTAACATCCGCTCAACTGATTCCTTAACCCCCTCTTTTTTTTGAGCGGCCAAACTCTTTCGGTCCTCGATAAGCTTTTTTCTCCGGGTGCGAGAATCCCCCTCGCAGGTAGGAGCTTGTGCTTCGTTCAGGCTCACCGTGGGGAACTTCTGCGGATAAAGCTCGTTCCGGTTTCCCAAAATGGCCGATTCGCTGGAACTGGCCTGCCGGCAACCGGGGACAAGTCGGAGCAGGTGGTTGCCTTGTTGCCGACTCGGGCTTACGTCTCCCTTGCACAAGACAAGCCCTAGGCTGGGCGAACTTCGTTGCACCCGTAAGTTTGGCAACACCTCCGGCTGCCATACATACCTCGCGTCCATCCGCACCACCGGTTACCGTGCATTCTGCCGGGCAGGGTCAAGAAAACGCGAGCTCATTGCGGGATTATCGCCCAGCTCTTTGCGAAACCCATCCCGCTAGCTTGCCCACAGCGGTCGCCATCCGAGTTCTCGCTTTGCCTTTGCGTTCGAAGCCCCACGGATTTCGGCCATCATGAGTACGCCGTGTTCGCCGGTGAAAAGTCGTCCTAGCCACGCGCTTATGATGTGTCGAGGAGGTTTCGCTCGTACCGCTTTGGTCAGAACCGAGAGCCATTGCGATATGGGAGCCGGTTCGTGATCCACAATGTTGTAAACACCCGAGTTTGCCGACTCCCGTGCTTGGAGGGTTGCGAGGGCAGCATCGTCGATGTGAACAACCGACCAAATCCCTCTACCCCTGCCGATCAGGGGATGCGCCGTTTCCGAACCTGTTCTCCCATGTACCCTCTAGCGCCCAAGCGTACTACCAGGACCATGGAACACACCGTATCGTAGTGCCTTGCCTGTCCTATCCGAACGCTTTGTTACGGTTGTTTCTCGGTAACGGATCGCCTCGGAGGTCCTCCGAATCCCCGGAAGAGGAGTTGGGTCGAAAGGCTTTTGCTTAGAGTTTTCACGGGCCTGTCTTTACGCGCGTAGGCCCAAGCAACGTCACTCTGGGCAATCAAGCGTCCAGAGTGCGTCTGGCGTCCGGCAGTAAGCGGGTTGTCAAGGCCTTTCGTGCGCAGGCGGTTGGTTATCTCGAAGTCCCGATCGAACTACCGGATGTGCAAGTTGTGCAGGATTGCCGTGAGCTCCGTGCACGATGGCGTCAAAAGTGGCTGCCTTTACCACCCGTATCACTGCTTCTGGATCGAGTGCGTCAGCGACGACCGGCGTCGCCCCGGCTGTCCGGAGTTGGCCGGCCTTGGGAGCCAAACGCCTCATTGCGATCACGTCATGGCCTGCCGAGACAAGTAAGGGAACCAAGCGGCTCGCGATAGCGCCGGTAGCACCGGCAAGGAACACTCTCATAGGCGCTTCTCCCTGGCTATAGGGGTAGCTGCTTTCGATTTGCCTGCCCTAGGATCCAAATGAAATCCAACAAGCACGTCGTTCGAACCGATGATTGCCCTTATGGCGGCTATCCAGGTGACTAGCCCCCCCTCCGGCAAGGTTGCTCTCGGATTTCCTCAGAAACGTTATCCGGCGTATGAGTTTCGCTCGTTAACGTGAGCTCTTCCGCTTAGAAGGAGTGTCCCGCTGGTTGCCTTCGGGAAAAATGGCGTTTGACGCCAAGCGGGAAGCTCTGTCCGTTGGCCGCAGGGACCTCTCCGCTGGCTTCGACCCCGTCGCAAGAGCTCAAAGACAATAAAAGAGAGCCACGGGCTTGGGGATAGGGATAGCGATTTGGTGCACAAGTGTGGACTCTAGACCTTTATTATGTGTACGCGATGGAAGAGGGCACATAGCCCCCAGTGCCTTGGCAGCGGCGTGCTCCCTGGGTAGTAGCGAGAGCTTTCTTTTAATGGATCGCCCCAGTATAGATGAGGTACGGTTGTGGAGCAAAATGGGTATACTTTTCTCTCCTTACTCGGTCGCCATCCTGCGCTTGTGCGGGGATATCGTGGGAGCAGGAGCGGCTGGAAGATCACCAAACCCGCCTTTCGAGTGGCAAGAGAGCTTCCCGTTGCATTGGCCCGTAGAGCCCGCCTACGGCCAGCCACAAAGCCGGTTGGCGCGGCATCCTCAAACGGGTTTGGGTACGGAAAAGGGGGGAACTTGTTTTGGGGAGGGCTTAGAGTGATTTCCCCACATGTCTCTGGATCGATTGCTTTCTGGAAAGCCCGGCACTCACGAAACCCATGTTTTCGTCGTCCAAGCCGGACACAATATCGGGTGTCACCTCGTCCGGGTCCACCACCAGGAGCAATGGGCTCTTTAGGTCGGACTCGGCAGAAGCTCAAGAGTTGCCAAGCAGTGGCTCGCTAAGCACCATAGAAGACAAGCGAACATGGCCTCCAGGGAGGTCCGAACGGTACAGGGAAGGCGTGCGAGGGATCCGCTATGGAAAGCGTGTTTGATAGAGAACAAAAGGATTGGTTAGTTCCCGGTGCCTATTGCTGGCATAAGAGCTGGGGCTTCGGCAAAATCCGCAGCCGAGACGATCTTCTCGGGGAACTCACGGTGGACTTTGAAGGGAAACCTGGACACCGGATGGAAGTTCAGTACGCCAGAAGTTCCCTTACGCAGCTCCCCCAGAGCCACATCCTGGTGCGCCGGGCCGAAAATCCGGAAGAGCTACGAGCCATGATTTATAAGGATCCTCTGGCTTTGCTCCGGCTCTACGTAGAGAGTTTTGGGGAACGTGCCTCGGCCGAACATCTTCAAGGTTTCCTCTGTCCCTCGATCCTCCCGAAGGAGGCGTGGAAGAAATGGTGGGAATCGACGAAAAACCTGGCAAGAAAAGAGGGCAGCTTTACCGTGCCCACGCGCAAAGGGGAACCGATACGTTGCAGTGGCCAAGAGCCAGCTTCCTGGGAAAAATTGGTAGAGGAGTTCCGTGCCCTTCCGGGTATTGCGGCAAAAGTACGTTGGCTCCGCGATCGGATTCAGGGATGGTCGCCGGGAGCGGGCCGAGAGCTCGCAGAAGCGCTGGCGCGGGAATGCGAGGCACTTTCCGAGCTTGTGAGCAGTCGAAGAGGGGCGGATTTCGTCGAGCTCTACCTTTTGCTGGAGGAACTGGCTAGTAGGGCAGGAGGCCAAGAGTTCGAAGACTCAAGGCTCGGAAAAGAAGCTCTTACACTTTCCACCGAGGACCTCCTCTTGCTTTTAGAGCGCCTTTCTCCAGCGCGACGGCTTCGAGTGCTCAAAGCTCTTTTGCAGCAGGAACAAACCGGAAAGGAACGCGTTTGGGGGTTAGTTTCTCGGGCCAGTGTCTCCTTATTGAAGTCGATTGAAAGAGCCTGCGAAGCTTCGGGAAGCCAAGAGGAGCTCCAAAGAACCGTAGAGGCCTTGCTTCGCGAACGTTCAGTGTCCCCGGAGCTTCTTTTGTGGATTTGCCAAAGTCGCAAGGACTGGGCATCTCGCCAGGGTGTACGGATTTTCTGGCTGATTCTTTTCGCGCTTGAAAAAGACCAGCTCGAAGAGACCCGGAAGGCGCGGAAGCTCTACGATGTATTACAGAATGACCGAACGCTTGTTCCTTTTCTTGTGGAGCAAGCTTCCCTGGAAGAAGTGCAGGAACTGGCGCGAACTCTTGCAGCATCGGCTGCTTTCACGGAAGTGGACAAGCGGTTTGTTATTGGGACGTTGGTGAAGGCTTTTCCTGAGGTCGGGGAATGCTTTCGTCACCTCCCGGCTGCTTCTGCCGGTTCCCAGGAAGAAGCTTCTCCCCTCTGGGTCACCCGCAAGAGCTTGGAGCGGCGGAGAGCGGAGCTAGAAGAGATTATCGAAAAAAAGTTGCCCCAGGTGAGCCGGGACATTGCCATTGCGCGGTCGTACGGGGATCTTCGGGAAAATCATGAATACAAGGCGGCCAAAGAGATGCAGGCGTTTCTCTTAAAACGAAAAGACGAACTTCAACAGGAACTTT
The genomic region above belongs to Candidatus Methylacidithermus pantelleriae and contains:
- a CDS encoding protein-disulfide reductase DsbD family protein produces the protein MNLSKVVAVGIACLGQFFFLQPLYPLASPPARSKHVEARLFSEVDAFKPGEAFTVALRLTMDPGWHTYWMNPGDSGAATTVEWELPPGFQAGPLQWPVPELLLTPPLASYGYEKEVWILAQIQPPAHWTGGPARLGARMRWVECALQCIPGHAEVSLELPASPTQAVLDPGLAVGFAEARARLPSPPPEGWQSRFRMEGGKLILEVHAQERWDLKDSDRIRFFPLSGGIIRNAGSQLWSVHGSTLLIQMEPDSQLLAGALPQNLSGVLAIEREGKRSGWRIEAPRWAPSPSGGKPGAPSRALWVSVLGAFVGGLLLNLMPCVLPVLSLKVLHIVESSRDQPRRALLHGLSFAGGVLLSFWVLAFLLLVLRGLGKQLGWGFQLQSPGFVASMTFLFLAISLNLFGVFEIGAGLGRLEERVESLQGLAQSFVGGVLAALVASPCTAPFMGAAVGIALHQGILVNLLIFTGLGLGMAFPLTFLSAFPRLLHWLPKPGPWMETFKQLLGFPMLGATLWLLWLYGQLRGNEGLFRLLVSLWILSFALWVYGRFGHPGRSYLIRLSARLLLLAAVITSYGYATTGFLTEVSKPAENSPAQGGAGLTAIPFSRARLQELRSKGVPVFVDFRAAWCLTCQVNERIALENPEVQRRFRELGIVWMVADWTNPNEEISQMLAQFGRSGVPFYLLYGPDPSLPPEVLPELLTPGIVLQALDKLAAQWSRSRGSTVAAQGKISPPQDPNALATPEAKAVPGNAP
- a CDS encoding excinuclease ABC subunit UvrC; the protein is MEAEQKKALQQKILELPHKPGVYLFKDRFDRVIYVGKARDLHRRVHSYFHPSRKIRSDPKMRALLEAVYDMDIQVVRSEAEAVLLEGRLIKEYRPRYNVSFRDDKRFLLVKVNLNEPFPRFQLTRLRKEDGCRYFGPFASSGALRKTVNLMNKLFQLRSCSPMVPTEKDYKHCLDHIIKNCSAPCLGKVDSESYRRRVLQACEFLEGKAREWIMEMEKQMQAAAEALDFEKAARLRDLLEDLRRTTTPARRFARSLPALPTPQEDLQMLASVLGLPEPPRRIECFDISNISQTHKVASMVLFQDAKPNRSAYRRYRIRTVEGQDDFACMAEVVRRRYRRLLEEGGGKPDLIMVDGGLGQLHAARKELEALGLAEIPVIALAKENEEIYRLGCSEPLVLDPSSGALRLLQRVRDEAHRFAHSYHELLFRQRITESILDECPGIDRYRKSLLLRTFGSIERLRQASLEELKAVKGIGPKLAQRVYEFLSSRREDVNGSP
- a CDS encoding VanZ family protein, with protein sequence MPKPFGHGKERSLARQWVKRLVPQSKQGWARLFVSFCLLLLLSTVPAKNIPGPISRYDKLCHGLLYFGVTLFLSGGLTDGVTILGSGLLLGAVDENYQRFTGRCPSLEDWVADALGVGLATLLVSLRRKAIHNPWDNPKTKDLSHLVSQGEPLTSSRRDERNS
- a CDS encoding response regulator transcription factor, whose protein sequence is MNHSPFVLVAARRPIIRRLQKRFSQKGWHLVTVSTAEELLRFFEDHPVDCILVEQNLPDRSGIEVIRHIRGRTDEVLCILLLEKASPRQRIKALQQGADDLFCRPWSTEELVLRIDSLLRRTIRTSSPIRVIDDLRIDWHERRCWRGSQEIVLTPKEFLILSFLAERAGQVVSTDLLAAHAWRFSRSHRSLRRLVHVHMVNLRKKIDAGHPVPLLHTIRGQGFLLGKLGSSPGKQ
- a CDS encoding NAD(P)H-binding protein — encoded protein: MRVFLAGATGAIASRLVPLLVSAGHDVIAMRRLAPKAGQLRTAGATPVVADALDPEAVIRVVKAATFDAIVHGAHGNPAQLAHPVVRSGLRDNQPPAHERP
- a CDS encoding GreA/GreB family elongation factor, which translates into the protein MESVFDREQKDWLVPGAYCWHKSWGFGKIRSRDDLLGELTVDFEGKPGHRMEVQYARSSLTQLPQSHILVRRAENPEELRAMIYKDPLALLRLYVESFGERASAEHLQGFLCPSILPKEAWKKWWESTKNLARKEGSFTVPTRKGEPIRCSGQEPASWEKLVEEFRALPGIAAKVRWLRDRIQGWSPGAGRELAEALARECEALSELVSSRRGADFVELYLLLEELASRAGGQEFEDSRLGKEALTLSTEDLLLLLERLSPARRLRVLKALLQQEQTGKERVWGLVSRASVSLLKSIERACEASGSQEELQRTVEALLRERSVSPELLLWICQSRKDWASRQGVRIFWLILFALEKDQLEETRKARKLYDVLQNDRTLVPFLVEQASLEEVQELARTLAASAAFTEVDKRFVIGTLVKAFPEVGECFRHLPAASAGSQEEASPLWVTRKSLERRRAELEEIIEKKLPQVSRDIAIARSYGDLRENHEYKAAKEMQAFLLKRKDELQQELSCARVIDLASVSTDVVGIGTQVRLVGTEDGKVQTVTILGAWDSDPSRGIIAYLTDQAQRLLGKKVGDTVVLSSDDGTPWKARITTIEVAREEE